One genomic region from Campylobacter concisus encodes:
- the hisD gene encoding histidinol dehydrogenase: protein MKFFHSSDADFESKFLQLVKRSDNDMSAVMPVVAGIIDEIRKDGDSALFAQIAKFDKFSVTSKNDIIIDVKEMEAAYNSLDNALRVALNLAHNRIKSYHERTKPSDWTYKDEHDILLGAKYTAVDRAGLYIPGGKAAYPSSLLMNAIPAIVAGVKEIVVCTPAPNGKVNTLLLAAMHLCGIKTAFKIGGASAIAAMAYGTATVPKVDVITGPGNIYVATAKKLVYGDVNIDMIAGPSEIGVIADDSADPRHIAIDMLSQAEHDEIASAFLITPVEAFARAVQKHIEDELKTLKREPIASASIRNKAAIIVAKDLKECFALMNELAVEHLEIATNDALSYIDDVTHAGAIFFGHFTPEAMGDYIAGPNHTLPTGGSARFYSPLGVENFMKRSSIISVSRKGIMHLGKSCMQLAEAEGLTAHKKSVAVRLEE, encoded by the coding sequence ATGAAATTTTTTCATAGTAGTGACGCTGATTTTGAGAGTAAATTTTTACAGCTTGTTAAACGAAGTGATAATGACATGAGTGCTGTAATGCCGGTGGTTGCTGGAATAATAGATGAGATAAGAAAAGATGGTGATAGTGCGCTTTTTGCACAGATAGCTAAATTTGATAAATTTAGCGTTACAAGTAAAAACGACATAATAATCGACGTTAAAGAGATGGAGGCTGCCTATAATTCACTAGATAATGCTTTAAGGGTAGCTTTAAATTTAGCTCACAATAGGATAAAAAGCTATCATGAACGCACAAAGCCAAGCGACTGGACATATAAAGATGAGCATGACATCTTGCTTGGCGCAAAATACACAGCGGTTGACCGCGCAGGCCTTTATATCCCAGGCGGTAAGGCGGCTTATCCTAGCTCGCTTCTTATGAATGCGATCCCAGCGATCGTAGCTGGCGTAAAAGAGATCGTAGTTTGCACCCCAGCGCCAAATGGCAAGGTAAATACCTTGCTTCTTGCTGCAATGCACCTTTGTGGCATAAAGACAGCCTTTAAAATAGGCGGTGCAAGCGCCATTGCGGCGATGGCATACGGAACTGCAACGGTGCCAAAAGTTGATGTCATCACAGGACCTGGCAATATCTACGTAGCGACTGCTAAAAAGCTAGTTTATGGCGACGTAAATATTGATATGATCGCTGGTCCAAGCGAGATAGGCGTCATCGCTGATGATAGTGCCGATCCTCGCCACATAGCTATCGATATGCTCTCTCAAGCTGAGCACGACGAGATCGCAAGTGCCTTTTTGATAACGCCAGTGGAAGCCTTTGCAAGGGCTGTGCAAAAACACATTGAAGATGAGCTAAAGACACTAAAACGTGAGCCGATCGCAAGTGCAAGTATAAGAAATAAAGCTGCAATAATAGTGGCAAAAGATTTGAAAGAGTGTTTTGCACTCATGAATGAGCTTGCTGTTGAGCACCTAGAGATCGCTACAAACGATGCTTTAAGTTATATTGATGATGTGACTCATGCGGGTGCTATATTTTTTGGACACTTTACGCCTGAAGCGATGGGGGATTATATCGCTGGACCAAATCACACATTGCCAACCGGTGGAAGTGCGAGATTTTACTCGCCGCTTGGAGTTGAAAATTTCATGAAGCGAAGTTCGATCATTTCAGTGAGTAGAAAAGGTATCATGCATCTTGGCAAATCATGCATGCAGCTAGCCGAAGCTGAAGGACTAACTGCTCATAAAAAATCAGTTGCAGTGAGGCTGGAAGAGTAA
- the rpoD gene encoding RNA polymerase sigma factor RpoD has protein sequence MSAAKDSFSQIEELFAENAKGFLTYEKLVKLLDKAPTATIVKKIEQLAKTNKVQLITSAEAAKLRNLADAKKRQENAQKSDQDIDEDLDLSGESDLLEWSRSDSPVRMYLREMGQIALLTKDEEVEISKRIELGEDIIIDAFCSVPFLIDFILDYKEPLINRERRVKELFKSFEDESENEENEDSEDDIDEEDEENEENEAPKKSAKNDKRAEKVIESFKALEKAKKEWLKTANKQDKVESDDTASKMTLAFKKKILKEKLMDLGPTSKLISEIVKSMETALKSDDEFDRELKRLEYRLPMFSDELKKNHKSILKDIIKLSKEEIAARVPEATMVSTYVEIKKLFTTKEASKQGFDLEPTRLKEILEQIKRGKKISDEAKARMAKSNLRLVVSIAKRYTNRGLPFLDLIQEGNIGLMKAVDKFEYRKGYKFSTYATWWIRQAISRAIADQARTIRIPIHMIETINRINKINRKYLQEEGKEPDVSVIAKEVGLSVDKVKQVIKITKEPISLEAPIANEEDGKFGDFVEDKSSLSPIEQILKSDLREQIDDVLSQLNEREKAVISMRFGLLEDESDRTLEEIGKALNVTRERVRQIESSAIKKLKHPKVGRKLKNYIEG, from the coding sequence ATGAGCGCCGCAAAAGACTCTTTTTCTCAGATAGAAGAGCTTTTCGCTGAAAATGCAAAAGGCTTTTTGACATACGAAAAATTAGTAAAATTATTAGACAAAGCTCCGACTGCTACGATAGTAAAAAAGATAGAACAACTAGCAAAAACAAATAAAGTCCAGCTCATCACATCTGCTGAAGCTGCAAAGCTTAGAAATTTAGCCGATGCTAAAAAACGCCAAGAAAATGCTCAAAAAAGTGATCAAGATATCGACGAAGATCTCGATCTTTCTGGCGAGAGCGACCTTTTAGAGTGGTCAAGGTCAGATAGCCCTGTCAGGATGTATTTAAGAGAGATGGGTCAGATCGCGCTTCTTACAAAAGATGAAGAGGTAGAGATTAGCAAAAGGATCGAGCTTGGCGAAGATATCATTATCGATGCATTTTGTTCTGTGCCATTTTTGATCGATTTCATACTTGACTATAAAGAGCCGCTCATCAATAGAGAACGCCGTGTAAAAGAGCTTTTTAAGAGCTTTGAAGACGAGAGTGAAAACGAAGAAAACGAAGATAGCGAAGACGATATAGATGAGGAAGATGAAGAGAACGAAGAAAATGAAGCTCCTAAAAAATCAGCTAAAAACGACAAGCGCGCTGAAAAAGTTATAGAGAGCTTTAAGGCCCTCGAAAAAGCTAAAAAAGAGTGGCTAAAGACTGCAAACAAACAGGATAAAGTTGAGAGCGATGACACAGCTTCAAAGATGACACTTGCATTTAAAAAGAAAATTTTAAAAGAGAAGCTAATGGATCTTGGACCAACAAGCAAGCTAATTAGCGAGATCGTAAAATCAATGGAAACAGCACTAAAAAGCGACGACGAATTTGATAGAGAGCTAAAACGCTTGGAGTATCGCTTACCAATGTTTAGCGACGAGCTTAAGAAAAATCACAAAAGCATACTAAAAGATATTATCAAGCTTAGTAAGGAAGAAATCGCGGCTCGAGTACCAGAAGCTACAATGGTCTCAACTTATGTCGAGATCAAAAAGCTATTTACTACAAAAGAGGCAAGCAAGCAAGGCTTTGATCTTGAGCCAACAAGGCTAAAAGAGATTTTAGAGCAGATCAAACGTGGAAAGAAAATTTCTGACGAGGCAAAAGCTAGAATGGCTAAGTCAAATCTCCGTCTAGTTGTAAGTATCGCGAAACGCTATACAAACAGGGGTTTGCCATTTTTGGATCTCATCCAAGAGGGCAACATTGGCCTTATGAAGGCGGTTGATAAATTTGAATACAGAAAAGGCTATAAATTTTCAACCTACGCCACATGGTGGATCCGCCAGGCTATTTCGCGTGCGATCGCCGATCAGGCAAGGACGATTAGGATACCTATCCACATGATAGAGACGATAAATCGTATCAACAAAATAAACCGCAAATACCTCCAAGAAGAAGGTAAAGAGCCTGATGTAAGCGTTATCGCAAAAGAGGTTGGGTTAAGCGTTGATAAGGTAAAACAAGTCATCAAAATAACAAAAGAGCCTATCAGCCTCGAAGCTCCGATCGCAAACGAAGAGGACGGAAAATTTGGAGATTTTGTAGAGGATAAAAGCTCACTTTCTCCGATAGAGCAAATTTTAAAAAGTGACCTTAGAGAACAGATAGATGATGTGCTTTCGCAGCTAAATGAGCGTGAAAAAGCAGTCATTTCGATGAGATTCGGCTTACTTGAAGATGAGAGCGACCGCACACTTGAAGAGATCGGCAAGGCTCTAAACGTCACTCGTGAGCGTGTTCGCCAGATAGAAAGCTCAGCTATCAAAAAACTAAAACACCCAAAAGTCGGTAGAAAACTTAAAAACTACATTGAGGGCTAA
- a CDS encoding flagellin, with translation MKLGTYTANQASGNYYLDQAKNSEKKALNAISANSEIKASGANLQIAESLLSQTNVLNEGLANANDMIGMLQIADSTLLNLSKSTDRIGELSSKLTNPTLSANEQKGIKGEINALRNAMNDSVKEAKFNGKNVFDAELGFFTGESTKNINLGTNALLNVKEDGSNTGEILKNINSLRSEIGSTQNAVFRGINALAARSVANANSVENLDSSDIAKSLEENLQANLKLHAASLAKAHDTTSLATKLDKLLAE, from the coding sequence ATGAAGTTAGGAACTTATACTGCAAACCAGGCTTCAGGAAACTATTATTTAGATCAAGCAAAAAATAGCGAGAAGAAAGCGCTAAATGCTATCTCTGCAAACAGCGAGATCAAAGCTTCAGGTGCAAATTTGCAAATCGCAGAGAGTTTGCTTTCGCAAACAAATGTCTTGAACGAAGGTTTGGCAAATGCAAACGATATGATCGGTATGCTTCAAATCGCTGACTCAACGCTTTTAAATTTAAGTAAAAGTACGGATAGAATAGGTGAGCTTTCAAGTAAGCTTACAAATCCTACTCTATCAGCAAATGAACAAAAAGGTATAAAGGGCGAAATCAACGCACTAAGAAATGCTATGAATGATAGCGTAAAAGAGGCTAAATTTAACGGTAAAAACGTATTTGATGCTGAGCTTGGATTTTTCACAGGCGAGAGTACAAAAAATATAAATTTGGGTACAAATGCTCTTTTAAATGTAAAAGAGGACGGCTCAAATACAGGCGAAATTTTAAAAAATATAAATTCACTTCGCTCAGAGATCGGATCAACACAAAATGCTGTATTTAGAGGTATAAATGCTCTAGCCGCAAGAAGCGTGGCAAATGCTAATAGTGTAGAGAACCTTGATAGCAGCGACATCGCAAAGAGCTTGGAAGAAAATTTACAAGCAAATTTAAAACTTCATGCTGCGAGCTTAGCTAAAGCTCATGATACTACGAGTTTGGCTACAAAACTAGATAAACTTCTAGCTGAATAA
- the flgG gene encoding flagellar basal-body rod protein FlgG yields the protein MMRSLYTAATGMIAQQTQIDVTSHNIANVNTYGYKKNRAEFADLMYQVMEYAGTATSQTTTSPTGIEVGLGVRPTAINKIFSQGYFKETSNNLDMVIAGNGFFQIQLPDGTTAYTRNGAFKLDANGTIVNSDGYQLIPQITVPANATQISIGTDGTVSVLQAGEREMAQIGQIELANFINPAGLHSMGDNNYLETSASGNVVVGVAGLDGLGTIRQGFVEMSNVQLVEEMTDLITGQRAYEANSKAITTSDSMLEIVNGLKR from the coding sequence ATGATGAGATCACTTTACACTGCGGCCACTGGTATGATAGCTCAGCAGACGCAGATAGACGTAACCTCACACAACATCGCAAACGTAAATACTTATGGGTACAAGAAAAATAGGGCTGAATTTGCCGATCTTATGTATCAAGTAATGGAGTACGCAGGTACGGCTACAAGCCAGACTACCACAAGTCCAACAGGCATCGAAGTGGGTCTTGGCGTGCGCCCAACAGCGATAAATAAAATTTTCTCTCAGGGCTATTTCAAAGAGACTAGCAACAACCTAGATATGGTAATAGCGGGCAATGGATTTTTTCAGATTCAGCTGCCTGATGGCACAACAGCCTACACTAGAAATGGCGCATTTAAGCTTGATGCAAACGGCACTATCGTAAATAGCGATGGCTATCAGCTAATCCCTCAGATCACAGTCCCTGCAAATGCGACGCAAATTTCTATTGGCACAGATGGCACCGTATCAGTGCTCCAAGCAGGCGAGAGAGAGATGGCTCAGATAGGTCAGATCGAGCTAGCAAATTTCATAAACCCAGCTGGCCTTCACTCAATGGGTGATAACAACTATCTAGAAACAAGCGCTAGCGGTAATGTTGTAGTAGGCGTGGCAGGACTTGACGGACTTGGTACGATCAGACAAGGATTTGTTGAGATGAGTAACGTTCAGTTAGTTGAAGAAATGACTGATCTTATCACTGGACAGCGTGCGTACGAGGCGAACTCAAAGGCGATAACCACGAGTGACTCGATGCTTGAAATAGTAAATGGGCTTAAAAGGTAA
- a CDS encoding OmpA family protein encodes MKINKNNEDQSSFWVSYADLMAGLLFVFMLLIGAVVVKYVLTQNTLENKEQAIIAALANLKDAQGKNFTLEELNEALKSELLKISDENINLKKSNEIFVIQIDALKEKLAQLIEENKDANASIKELNASIFDLNQKMIVLNDEISSKDRALSDANESSEKNLAKIAFLLEQVSQREAKYDELLRDLNVTRDRVKNLTGIRVKVISALKDRLGSSIEIDPNSGALKLSSSVLFDKGSAVLKEEVKEELKATLSKYFDVLLNDKDIASNIDQIIIEGFTDSDGSYIYNLELSQKRAYAVMEFINSFDGDTRLRKLLVASGRSYNELVFKDGAEDKDASRRIEIKFSLSNKEAINEIEKFLEFKGD; translated from the coding sequence ATGAAAATAAACAAAAATAACGAGGATCAATCGAGCTTTTGGGTTTCATACGCAGACTTGATGGCGGGTCTGCTCTTTGTTTTTATGTTGTTAATAGGCGCTGTCGTCGTAAAATACGTCCTAACTCAAAACACCCTTGAAAATAAAGAGCAAGCTATCATCGCAGCTTTAGCAAATCTAAAAGACGCTCAGGGCAAGAATTTCACCCTTGAAGAGCTAAATGAAGCACTAAAAAGTGAGCTTTTAAAGATAAGTGACGAAAACATAAATTTAAAAAAATCAAATGAAATTTTTGTCATCCAAATAGATGCCCTAAAAGAAAAACTAGCCCAGCTCATAGAGGAAAACAAGGACGCAAATGCGAGCATAAAAGAGCTAAATGCTAGCATTTTTGATCTAAATCAAAAGATGATCGTGCTAAATGATGAAATTTCATCAAAAGATAGAGCGCTTAGTGATGCAAACGAAAGCAGTGAGAAAAATTTAGCCAAGATCGCCTTTTTGCTCGAGCAGGTAAGCCAAAGAGAAGCTAAATACGACGAGCTTTTAAGGGACTTAAACGTCACTCGTGACAGAGTGAAAAATTTAACCGGTATCAGGGTAAAAGTGATCTCAGCCCTAAAAGATAGGCTAGGCTCAAGCATTGAGATCGATCCAAACTCAGGCGCGCTAAAGCTTAGCTCCTCAGTACTTTTTGATAAAGGCAGTGCAGTCTTAAAAGAAGAGGTCAAAGAGGAGTTAAAGGCCACTCTTAGTAAATATTTTGACGTGCTTTTAAATGATAAAGATATTGCATCAAATATTGATCAGATAATAATCGAAGGCTTTACAGATAGTGATGGAAGTTATATTTATAACTTAGAGCTTTCACAAAAAAGAGCATACGCGGTTATGGAGTTTATAAACTCATTTGATGGTGATACTCGCCTTAGAAAATTGCTCGTGGCAAGTGGTCGAAGCTACAACGAGCTAGTTTTTAAGGACGGAGCCGAGGACAAGGACGCTTCAAGGCGTATCGAGATCAAATTTTCACTCTCAAACAAAGAGGCCATCAACGAGATAGAGAAATTTTTGGAGTTTAAGGGTGATTGA
- a CDS encoding tetratricopeptide repeat protein, which translates to MKKVILILFCILFSWGKNLDTTKLENECALNNIESCTDLIYIYLDNNERDKMAAMANKACELGNPHSCLFLGNIYLQKDTLVQEKEEGLRLYNKACQLKNAFACYTLALIYETGDAGMLQDKNRAKNYYKKACELDLEEACSMLKNF; encoded by the coding sequence ATGAAAAAGGTAATTCTAATTTTATTTTGTATTCTATTTTCTTGGGGTAAAAACTTAGATACCACTAAGCTTGAAAATGAATGTGCTTTAAACAACATAGAAAGCTGCACCGATCTTATATATATCTACCTTGACAACAATGAGCGCGATAAAATGGCAGCTATGGCAAACAAAGCCTGCGAGCTAGGCAATCCACATAGCTGTCTATTTTTAGGAAATATATATCTACAAAAAGACACTCTAGTACAAGAGAAAGAAGAGGGGCTTAGACTTTATAATAAGGCTTGCCAACTAAAAAATGCATTTGCTTGCTATACTCTTGCGCTCATTTATGAAACTGGAGATGCTGGTATGTTGCAAGATAAAAATAGAGCAAAGAACTACTACAAAAAAGCCTGTGAGCTTGATTTGGAAGAAGCATGTAGTATGCTTAAAAATTTTTAA
- a CDS encoding branched-chain amino acid transporter permease, which yields MISVNSSEMILFIAVLLSALATFITRATPFYALRNYKPNPYLDAIEKHMGMMIMVVLVCYGLKDTKFSEFPYGLSEIVAVFTAILMHLKFKNTLLSIVISTGIYMFLIRIF from the coding sequence TTGATAAGTGTAAATTCAAGTGAAATGATACTGTTTATAGCGGTGCTTTTAAGTGCCTTGGCTACTTTTATCACAAGGGCGACACCGTTTTATGCATTAAGAAACTATAAGCCAAACCCTTATTTGGATGCCATCGAGAAGCATATGGGCATGATGATAATGGTCGTTTTGGTCTGCTACGGCTTAAAAGATACGAAATTTAGCGAGTTTCCTTATGGTTTAAGCGAGATAGTAGCAGTTTTTACAGCTATTTTGATGCATTTAAAATTTAAAAATACCCTTCTTAGCATAGTTATTTCAACCGGAATTTATATGTTTTTGATAAGAATTTTTTAA
- a CDS encoding MotA/TolQ/ExbB proton channel family protein — MQNQNDFSELSVPKERQAHSFFVFFKVIFIPLAIYILAILAYLGVINFQMKLHTIVMMGVILFVAFIFSRHSALVAYSNFLANAKDYKIRLKEFIISHLFEISSIKKANAKFEDFFESYTRNFRNDNLANIGQAVFPMLGILGTFISIAISMPEFSSSTTNGLEKEIAILLNGVATAFYVSIYGIFLALWWMFFEKIGVSKFEKFYSEQKELSREFFWQENELNANFMKASVGYFKDSHDAFKMVLDDKFVKELSEQTNEKFNSLKELCEIEKNIINQSKAELSANLKMLNEASLKQDEFVKIHSNMLKAVSAFSNAFKDMEVKILTEHAKLGEIFSRNLNATKESQLKFEQTIKSFDAILKEFSLSLMKEQNDALKEFRASLVESATIFKAAYEQEGRSLEREKERESLIAELKKNIDEIDKEANSVIEKIENLVQ; from the coding sequence ATGCAAAATCAAAATGATTTTAGTGAGCTAAGCGTGCCAAAAGAGCGCCAAGCTCACTCTTTCTTTGTCTTTTTTAAAGTTATCTTTATCCCTTTAGCTATCTACATCTTGGCGATACTAGCTTATCTTGGTGTTATAAATTTTCAGATGAAGCTTCATACCATCGTGATGATGGGCGTTATACTCTTTGTTGCTTTTATCTTTTCTCGCCACAGCGCCTTGGTAGCTTACTCAAATTTCTTAGCAAATGCCAAAGACTACAAGATAAGACTAAAAGAATTTATCATCTCGCATCTCTTTGAAATTTCAAGCATCAAAAAAGCAAACGCTAAATTTGAAGACTTCTTTGAGAGTTATACAAGAAATTTTAGAAATGACAACCTAGCAAACATCGGTCAAGCAGTCTTTCCTATGCTTGGAATTTTGGGCACATTTATCAGTATCGCTATCTCGATGCCAGAGTTTAGCTCAAGCACGACAAATGGTCTAGAAAAAGAGATCGCTATACTGCTAAACGGCGTGGCTACGGCATTTTATGTATCGATTTATGGCATATTTTTAGCGCTTTGGTGGATGTTTTTTGAAAAGATAGGCGTTAGTAAATTTGAGAAATTTTATAGCGAGCAAAAAGAGCTAAGCCGTGAGTTTTTCTGGCAGGAAAATGAGCTAAATGCAAATTTCATGAAAGCAAGTGTAGGCTACTTTAAAGATAGTCACGACGCCTTTAAAATGGTGCTTGATGATAAATTTGTAAAAGAGCTAAGCGAGCAGACAAATGAGAAATTTAACAGCCTAAAAGAGCTTTGCGAGATTGAAAAAAATATCATCAATCAAAGCAAAGCCGAGCTTAGCGCAAATTTAAAAATGCTAAATGAAGCTAGCCTAAAACAAGATGAATTTGTAAAAATTCACTCTAATATGCTAAAGGCAGTAAGCGCGTTTTCTAATGCCTTTAAAGATATGGAGGTTAAAATTTTAACCGAGCATGCAAAGCTTGGCGAAATTTTTAGTAGAAATTTAAACGCTACAAAAGAGAGCCAGCTAAAATTTGAGCAGACTATAAAGAGTTTTGATGCCATTTTAAAAGAATTTTCTCTCTCTTTGATGAAAGAGCAAAACGACGCACTAAAGGAATTTAGAGCCTCGCTCGTGGAGAGTGCGACGATATTTAAGGCGGCTTATGAGCAAGAGGGCAGGAGCTTGGAGCGTGAAAAAGAGCGCGAGAGCCTCATTGCTGAGCTTAAAAAGAACATAGACGAGATCGATAAAGAAGCAAATTCTGTAATAGAAAAAATCGAAAATCTAGTGCAATGA
- a CDS encoding flagellar hook-basal body protein, whose protein sequence is MQNGYYQATAGMVTQFNRLNVISNNLANVNTIGYKRNDVVIGDFARIFKETQDELPLKNHTKDGAKFLNRTLDRVPQVSEEYTDFSAGGFKYSSNTLDFAIKRDDAFFLVDTPNGVKLSKNGSFSLDGDGYIVTKEGYKVLPSGYEAQNPDQRGIQVPQGEVLTADKNGNLYSNNNQFSKFFIAQPREIRDLKKVGDNLFESRNFDDITELDEADSVMQGYAQMSNVNPVLEMVGLIETQRLVDMYQKVMTSHMNDLNQDAVQKLALKA, encoded by the coding sequence ATGCAAAATGGTTATTATCAAGCCACTGCTGGCATGGTAACGCAGTTTAACAGATTAAACGTTATCTCAAACAACCTTGCAAATGTAAATACGATCGGCTATAAGAGAAATGATGTAGTTATCGGTGACTTTGCGAGAATTTTTAAAGAGACACAAGATGAGCTTCCTCTTAAAAATCACACAAAAGATGGAGCTAAATTTTTAAATAGAACACTTGATCGCGTACCACAAGTGAGCGAAGAATACACCGACTTTAGTGCCGGTGGCTTTAAATACAGCTCAAACACACTTGATTTTGCGATAAAAAGAGATGACGCATTTTTCTTAGTCGATACTCCAAATGGTGTAAAACTTAGCAAAAATGGCTCTTTTAGTCTTGATGGCGACGGCTACATCGTCACAAAAGAGGGCTATAAAGTTTTGCCAAGCGGCTACGAGGCACAAAATCCTGATCAAAGAGGTATCCAAGTGCCACAAGGAGAGGTGCTAACTGCTGATAAAAATGGAAATTTATACTCAAATAACAATCAATTTTCTAAATTTTTTATCGCTCAGCCAAGGGAGATAAGAGATCTCAAAAAGGTCGGAGATAACCTTTTTGAGAGTAGAAATTTTGATGACATCACAGAGCTTGACGAGGCTGATAGCGTGATGCAAGGATATGCTCAGATGTCAAACGTAAACCCAGTTTTAGAAATGGTTGGTCTAATAGAAACCCAGCGCTTAGTTGATATGTATCAAAAGGTTATGACAAGCCATATGAACGATCTTAATCAAGATGCTGTTCAAAAACTAGCCCTAAAAGCTTAA
- a CDS encoding pyridoxal-phosphate dependent enzyme, with the protein MIERVILKGREFWLLRDDLLGEFNGNKARKLEYFLKADLHGIQAIVSHGSSQSNAMYSLSLFAKLKGLKFYYVVSHLSSNLEQNPVGNFKFALENGMEIFVKEEREKFAKELAISKNALFINEGVAQSEAEFGFITQANEINEWSKKSGIKPDIFLPSGTGTSACYLAKHTDLSVYTAPCVGDSDYLKKQIYELDKNSKVQILNPPKKYYFGNLYPELYEIWLEVCKSGVEFDLVYDPVGFITLFANLDRLGAEILYIHQGGILGNITQKQRYERKLKLKEHK; encoded by the coding sequence GTGATTGAGCGGGTTATTCTTAAGGGGCGAGAGTTTTGGCTTTTGAGGGATGATCTGCTAGGTGAGTTTAACGGTAACAAAGCAAGAAAGCTAGAGTATTTTCTAAAGGCTGATTTACACGGCATCCAAGCCATCGTATCTCACGGCTCAAGCCAGTCAAATGCGATGTATAGCCTAAGTCTTTTTGCTAAGCTCAAAGGGCTTAAATTTTACTATGTCGTCTCTCATCTTAGTTCAAATTTAGAGCAAAATCCAGTCGGAAATTTCAAATTTGCACTTGAAAATGGTATGGAAATTTTTGTAAAAGAGGAACGTGAGAAATTTGCCAAAGAGCTGGCAATTAGCAAAAATGCACTTTTTATAAACGAGGGTGTGGCTCAGAGCGAGGCTGAGTTTGGTTTTATCACGCAGGCAAATGAGATAAATGAGTGGAGCAAAAAAAGTGGCATAAAGCCTGATATTTTTTTACCTTCTGGTACAGGCACTAGCGCTTGCTACCTGGCAAAGCACACTGATCTTAGCGTTTATACCGCTCCTTGCGTGGGAGACAGCGACTATCTCAAAAAGCAAATTTACGAGCTAGACAAAAATAGCAAGGTGCAAATTTTAAATCCGCCAAAGAAGTATTATTTTGGAAATTTATACCCAGAGCTTTATGAAATTTGGCTTGAAGTGTGCAAAAGTGGCGTGGAATTTGACCTAGTGTATGACCCTGTTGGCTTTATCACGCTTTTTGCAAATTTAGATAGGCTTGGAGCTGAAATTTTATATATCCACCAGGGCGGAATTTTAGGTAACATTACACAAAAGCAAAGATATGAGAGAAAATTAAAATTAAAGGAGCATAAATGA
- a CDS encoding AzlC family ABC transporter permease, whose protein sequence is MTFNYVFKLSIPIFMGYFPLGVAFGVLAKSMGVSAFIAVALSTLAYGGAAQFMLLSLFSVGTSYIEVFIVSYLVNLRHTFYGISLLKEYGGIKFKLLNIALLTDETFAIFKNLGLKDVSDRSFVFTWLNILSWSYWAAGTLLGAILGDLIKADTKGLEFSLTSLFIVIVIEMFKNDRNYRVLFAAAFFGVLGVSLFAAKFVLVGSMALCFIFLLLFKDKI, encoded by the coding sequence TTGACATTTAACTACGTTTTTAAACTATCTATTCCTATTTTTATGGGCTATTTCCCACTTGGCGTCGCATTTGGCGTGCTGGCAAAGAGCATGGGCGTTAGCGCGTTTATCGCCGTGGCACTTAGTACGCTAGCTTACGGCGGAGCAGCGCAGTTTATGTTGCTCTCGCTCTTTAGCGTCGGCACGAGCTATATTGAGGTCTTTATCGTGAGCTACCTTGTAAATTTACGCCATACTTTTTATGGAATTTCACTTTTAAAAGAGTATGGCGGGATCAAATTTAAGCTCTTAAACATCGCTTTGCTAACAGATGAGACCTTTGCGATATTTAAAAATTTAGGGCTAAAGGATGTGAGTGATCGCAGCTTTGTCTTTACCTGGCTAAATATCCTTTCTTGGTCTTACTGGGCGGCTGGGACGCTTCTTGGTGCGATACTTGGCGATCTTATAAAGGCCGATACAAAGGGGCTTGAGTTTAGTTTGACCTCGCTTTTTATAGTGATCGTCATCGAGATGTTTAAAAATGATAGAAACTACCGCGTGCTCTTTGCGGCGGCCTTTTTTGGCGTGCTTGGAGTGAGCCTATTTGCAGCTAAATTTGTGCTTGTTGGCTCGATGGCGCTTTGTTTTATATTTTTGCTTTTGTTTAAGGATAAAATTTGA